Proteins encoded by one window of Xanthomonas sp. DAR 80977:
- a CDS encoding SGNH/GDSL hydrolase family protein produces the protein MSRISIAAAFVAALLGGACPRPSYAQAALAQPGWIASWATSPQVGEADAEEPLANIDGQTVRQRVRMSVGGARLRVRLSNELGSSPLTIGSASVAVATDASTVEPGSLRPLTFGGNSSVSVPAGAPVLSDPVELQVAPGAQVSISLFFPERVTSSTLHSLALKHAVVSVPGDHTRETSIAPAATSTSSIALTSVLVPQVRSQRLLVAFGDSITDGAGSTTDADRSWPAQFAQRVAAADPGLSVVNAGIAGNQLQHEGYGASGLARFDRDVLSLPGVTHIVLLEGINDIAAPGVKIGSRYFAPPTEVRTAEQVIGAYRQLIARAHDHGIKAIGATLTPFAGATVPGFYSPQKEAARQAVNAWIRNSGAFDAVIDFDAVLRDAEHPLQLQARFASRDRLHPNDAGYAAMADAIDIAVFR, from the coding sequence ATGAGCCGCATCTCGATCGCCGCCGCCTTCGTCGCCGCATTGCTGGGCGGCGCATGCCCCCGCCCCTCCTACGCACAGGCGGCGTTGGCTCAGCCGGGATGGATCGCCAGCTGGGCCACCAGTCCTCAGGTCGGGGAAGCCGATGCGGAAGAGCCACTGGCGAACATCGACGGGCAGACGGTGCGGCAGCGGGTGCGCATGTCCGTGGGCGGTGCCCGGTTGCGGGTCAGATTGTCCAACGAACTCGGTTCGTCGCCGCTGACGATCGGTTCGGCATCCGTCGCCGTGGCGACGGATGCTTCGACCGTGGAACCGGGTTCGCTGCGCCCGCTCACTTTCGGCGGGAATTCCTCCGTCAGCGTTCCCGCAGGCGCCCCCGTGCTCAGCGATCCGGTCGAACTGCAGGTCGCGCCGGGCGCGCAGGTCAGCATCAGCCTGTTCTTTCCGGAACGGGTCACGTCCAGCACGCTGCACTCCCTGGCGCTGAAGCACGCCGTGGTGAGCGTGCCCGGCGACCACACGCGAGAGACAAGTATCGCGCCGGCCGCGACATCCACCTCGTCCATCGCGCTCACCTCGGTGCTGGTGCCGCAGGTGCGCTCGCAGCGGTTGCTGGTGGCATTCGGAGATTCGATCACCGACGGTGCGGGATCCACCACCGACGCGGACCGCAGCTGGCCGGCGCAATTCGCGCAGCGCGTGGCGGCGGCCGATCCCGGTTTGTCCGTGGTGAATGCCGGGATCGCGGGCAATCAGTTGCAACATGAAGGGTACGGCGCAAGCGGCTTGGCCCGCTTCGACCGGGATGTCCTGTCGCTGCCGGGCGTGACGCATATCGTGCTCCTGGAAGGGATCAACGACATCGCCGCGCCAGGGGTCAAGATCGGTTCGCGTTACTTTGCGCCGCCGACGGAGGTCAGGACCGCGGAGCAAGTCATCGGTGCCTACCGGCAACTCATCGCGCGCGCGCACGACCATGGGATCAAGGCGATCGGCGCAACCCTGACGCCCTTCGCCGGCGCTACGGTCCCCGGCTTTTACTCGCCGCAGAAAGAGGCGGCGCGGCAGGCGGTCAACGCCTGGATCCGCAACAGCGGCGCGTTCGATGCAGTGATCGATTTCGATGCGGTCCTGCGCGATGCCGAGCATCCGCTCCAGCTTCAAGCCCGCTTCGCCTCGCGCGACCGGCTCCACCCCAACGATGCCGGCTATGCGGCCATGGCGGACGCGATCGACATCGCTGTTTTCCGCTGA
- a CDS encoding PfkB family carbohydrate kinase: MTPSRIVCFGELLLRLGAPGHERLLQSPRLDVHVGGAEANVGVSLAHFGHDVAMVSVLPDNPLGEAAAGELRRHGVDTRGVRFVPGRMGLYFLTTGAGHRPSEVTYDRAGSAFALAEAEAYDWPALLHGAQWLHLSGVTPALGERGAAAALAAARSARALGVRVSFDGNYRPKLWEAWNGDAPGILRQLLAQADVLFADYRDLGVVLGHQYPQDSAQARVEAGARDAFAAFPQLQAMACTQRVAHSVDHHSLGALLLRRDGRVAQAPTEELTGIVDRIGGGDAFAAGVLHGLSQDWDDTATIRFGLAAGCLKHSVPGDFHPLGAADVQACVGTARFDVKR, from the coding sequence ATGACCCCCTCCCGCATCGTCTGCTTCGGCGAACTGTTGCTGCGCCTGGGCGCCCCCGGCCACGAACGCCTGCTGCAGTCGCCGCGCCTGGACGTGCACGTGGGCGGCGCCGAGGCCAATGTCGGCGTGTCGCTGGCGCATTTCGGCCACGACGTGGCGATGGTCAGCGTGCTGCCGGACAACCCGCTGGGCGAGGCGGCCGCCGGCGAGCTGCGCCGGCACGGCGTGGACACCCGCGGCGTGCGCTTCGTGCCCGGGCGCATGGGCCTGTACTTCCTGACCACCGGCGCCGGGCACCGCCCCAGCGAAGTGACCTACGACCGCGCCGGTTCTGCATTCGCGCTGGCCGAGGCGGAGGCCTACGACTGGCCGGCGCTGCTGCACGGGGCGCAGTGGCTGCACCTGTCCGGGGTGACCCCGGCGCTGGGCGAACGCGGCGCGGCCGCTGCGCTGGCGGCGGCGCGCAGCGCTCGCGCGCTGGGCGTGCGCGTGTCGTTCGACGGCAACTACCGGCCCAAGCTGTGGGAGGCCTGGAACGGCGACGCGCCGGGCATCCTGCGCCAGCTGCTGGCGCAGGCCGACGTGCTGTTCGCCGACTACCGCGACCTGGGCGTGGTGCTGGGCCACCAGTATCCGCAGGACAGCGCGCAGGCGCGGGTGGAAGCCGGCGCGCGCGACGCCTTCGCCGCGTTCCCGCAGCTGCAGGCGATGGCCTGCACCCAGCGCGTGGCGCACAGCGTGGACCATCACAGCCTGGGCGCGCTGCTGCTGCGCCGCGACGGCCGCGTGGCGCAGGCGCCGACCGAGGAGTTGACCGGCATCGTCGACCGCATCGGCGGCGGCGACGCCTTCGCCGCGGGCGTGCTGCATGGCCTGAGCCAGGACTGGGACGACACCGCCACGATCCGCTTCGGCCTGGCCGCCGGCTGCCTGAAGCACTCGGTGCCGGGCGATTTCCATCCGCTGGGCGCGGCCGACGTGCAGGCCTGCGTGGGGACGGCGCGGTTCGATGTGAAGCGGTGA